The Thermodesulfovibrio sp. 3462-1 genome contains the following window.
TTCCTTTATATGGCATCGTATCTTTAAAGTCAAGAGGATCAGGACTTTTAAGTTCAGGGTCTAATTCTATAAAGGTTCCGTTGTCTGTTATAAGGGAAATTCTTTCTTTTGCTGAAATTCTAAAGTGATACTGACATTTAGGGCAAACCTTAAAATTGTTCTCAAGCTCTTTGCGATAAATTATTTCTTTACAGTTTTCACATTTTACCCACAATCCTTCAGGAATTTTTACCTTTTTCTCTATTTTTGGTTCTTTTCTTTTAAACCATGCCATTTATTGCCTCTCTGAGTGATTTAATAAAATCATAAGCCTTTTCAGGCACTTCATGAAAAATCTTTACAATGGCACTTCCCACAATTACTCCATCAGCGAATTGGGCTACATATTTAGCCTGCTGAGGTTCACTGACTCCAAAACCTACGCAAACAGGTTTTCTAAAACTTTTAACGAAATTTATATGCTCAGTGAAAGTGTTGTCAAGTCTGAGTTCAGTGCCTGTTATGCCTGTTATTGACACATAGTAAACAAACCCAGTTGAAGCTTTTACAACTTTTTTAACTCTTTCTGGAGTTGATGTGGGTGCTACGAGGAAAATTGTATCAATACCGTATGCTTTAGCAAAATGTCTATAAATTTCCGATTCATCCACTGTAAGGTCAGGGAAAATTACTCCTGACACACTGGCTTTGCTTGCATCCTGAAAAAACTTTTCTATTCCGTATCGGAAAACAGGATTTAGATAGGTCATTAAAATTATGGGTGTATCTATGCTCCCCTTGAAATCGTGTAGAAAACTGATTATTTTTCTTAGAGTTACACCAGAGTTTAATGCCCGTTCTGCTGCTCTCTGTATTGTTGGTCCGTCAGCAAGAGGATCTGTAAAAGGCACACCAAGTTCAATAAGGTCAGCACCAGCCTCACTTAAAAGCTTTAGCCTCTTTGCAGTCTCATCAAGGCTGGGATCTCCTGCCATAATGTAGGGTATAAATGCTTTTTTGCCTTGTTTTTTTATATATTCAAGCTTTTTTCTAACAGCAAACCCATTCATAAAGATATTCCTTTTATCCTCGCTACTTCCTGAACATCCTTGTCTCCTCTTCCAGAGAGGTTTACAATAATTATTGAATCTTTTGGCATCTCAGGTGCAATCCTTACTGCCCAGGCCACTGCATGGGCAGACTCCAAAGCAGGAATAATTCCTTCGAGTCTGCTTAAAAGCTCAAATGCTTCTAAAGCTTCATCATCTGTTGCGTATGTATAGTTTACCCTGCCTGTGTCTTTTAGATAGGCATGTTCAGGACCAACAGAGGCATAATCAAGGCCTGCACTTACAGAGTGAGTTTCAAGAATATTTCCATCTTCATTTTCAAGAACATAGCTAAGGCAACCCTGAAAAATTCCCTTTGCTCCTCCTGCAAATCTTGCTGCATGAAGCCCTGTATCAATACCTTTACCACCTGCTTCAACACCAATCATTTTTACATCTTTATCCCCCAAGAAAGCACTGAAAAGTCCTATGGAGTTACTTCCACCTCCAACACAGGCAACTAAAACATCGGGAAGTTTGCCTT
Protein-coding sequences here:
- the trpA gene encoding tryptophan synthase subunit alpha, producing MNGFAVRKKLEYIKKQGKKAFIPYIMAGDPSLDETAKRLKLLSEAGADLIELGVPFTDPLADGPTIQRAAERALNSGVTLRKIISFLHDFKGSIDTPIILMTYLNPVFRYGIEKFFQDASKASVSGVIFPDLTVDESEIYRHFAKAYGIDTIFLVAPTSTPERVKKVVKASTGFVYYVSITGITGTELRLDNTFTEHINFVKSFRKPVCVGFGVSEPQQAKYVAQFADGVIVGSAIVKIFHEVPEKAYDFIKSLREAINGMV